The Labrus bergylta chromosome 14, fLabBer1.1, whole genome shotgun sequence region gagctggTGTGAGGAGGAACcaggaaatattcagaaaaatcCACAGCCCAGACAATGTGAGAAGAGATAACGACTGCTCAACTCACCCTCAGCTTGAGACACACTGCCATCAGCTGTGCGCACCAAGTGTGTGATCTTGGTTTTCCTTGCCTTCCTCTTCTGGCTACCAACTAGCATCTCCATACTAGTGGTGCCCTGCAAGTCGGGGCACATTGTGGTAACAGGGGCACATGATTTGGCTTTAGAAACTGAATCCAGCACACTGGGATCAATCTGTACTGATGCTGTGGAGACAAGGTTCACAATAGATGTCAAAGACTCAACATTAGCACAAAGGCTGTGatgatttttaaacaacagTTCTTTCTACATGTGTTTAGTCTCAGTGTGTTTAAACCAGACTTTAAAGTCTGCACATGGGGCAACAACTTAACTTGATAATTCTCATGTCTTAAAATCTAAATGAAGTTCTCACTTGTGAGTGGAGTGCATATATACTTGACCAACATTTTTTGTACGATTACTTTATCACATTTTTGTTTCCTGAATGACTTCTCTTAAGGCACTAACTTCTTGAACAAGAAAACCTAAATGCAGTAGTTTTAACTGACCATTTGCAATTTAGCCAACGCAGCTTTTTAAGTCTTTACAACTTTTTCAGGTTCTTAAATCCCCTGACTTGATGCTTCAGGGCAAATGAAATCTATGCATTCAGATAAGCTTTGCAGCTCGAGTCTATGCATGATACACAGCGTAAAGATGAGGGACCAAAGTCTGACGACTAAAGAAGACGTTATAAATTCACATGGTGTGCTTTTAGAGTACGCTGACTTGCTAAGAAGGGTTCAAAAGACTTGAAACTTGGAaatcgttcttttttttttactggttttAATTGTTTGGTCTGCTTgttttgaagaggaggaaactTCTGCAAATAACTCAGCTCATTGGTTGAAAGAAAGAAGctgtgctaatgttagcattagcaATGCCTGCAGCCCTTCCTGACGTCCTGTATCTATATCATTAAGTTGTTTACAAGAAACAAGCTTCATTCAGTCTACATTATTGATGTTTACCTTTGAGGTGTAATGCTTTTTGGAAAATTTAACTCTTGCAATACACTCCATTGAAGTAAATAATTAAACTTTTTCACATACTGCAGTGTtaaagaagcaaacaaaaatCCATTTAAATCGCAAAATAGAACAAGAATATTCACACCTCAAATAAGATGAGTTTATTGTCTGAACTCTTAAAAATTACAGTTCAGAACAAGTTTATATTGAAACCTCAGTAAAGGATATTTTGGGAAttattctttctctttgtttccctTGTGCTCTCAAGCTCAGCTctgtaacttcatttttaatttgtttcagATAAAATCCTGCAATGTTTGATTGCTAATGGAAAATAAGTTCACATCTCTGCTTTAATTTGCACAGAAACCAACATTTCTAATTCACCTTTTTCCACTGCATCTGGtttctcctttttgtgtttgtgcttcctAACAATCTTGTGGAATGAAGTCTTTTTCTGAGATGGAGATGACCCTGatacagcaaaaaaagaaaagaaaaaagagcatGGATATGCTATGTTATGGAGTCAGCACAAGAGTGAATAACATGACTTCACAAAAGGGTGCATGGATGAAATGAACAGTTGTTTCTTTCATTAAGTGGAGAAAtctttgttggtttttttgtaccttttacAGCTTTGGAAACATCCTCTGGGACAGTGCAGCtgtcactcttcttcttcttcgccACAGTTATCCCCTTCTTATCAAACGTCATGGGGCTATACTGGGGAAGGCTGTTAAACTTCCTCTCAAACTCCTCCTCCAGTTTCCCGAGGCTGACAAGGGGAataaacaaagttaaacataTGATCTATAGTGGACatcaacattcaaaacaaagtgcaaaACCACAACATGTAGATGTTCCTACGGAGATCAGTGAAGTCTCTTTGTTAATGCCTGCAGGAGAAGCAATGAGAATATAGCTTCCTCCTTACTTTTAACACTTTTGTAACCCCCAACAGaggagcctccagagccccctgcagtaatctatgggtgatgtcactcaggctgaGTCTATACTTTAAGGGCAGAAACCTGGCTTAAAAGTTAGAATTCCTCCCAAAGAAAAGTCAGAACACTTTTATGTTGCCATAATCCTCCTTTATAGGGGCCCCTAAGAGGActtatgcagaaaaaataatgaaaaacatgttttctggtGCTCACCGTCTCGTCTAGTTTAAACATAGGGTTTAGTGTGGACCTTCGACCATaacttaaaacacaacatacgcATAGCTGGttcttgggttgggaaccagagggtcgccggctcaagtcccggtgcggaccaaatctggaagctGGTCTGgaagtttgtgcatgtgtgtgagaagcatgtctctataaataacagagtgtaaacctgaatttccctcagggattaataaaggatatcaaaataaaaaaaaataaaaaaatctgactaGTGTAGTGCTCATGAGGCCTACCATCACTCACAGCTTCAGTGTCAGGGAAAGACACTGAAATTGTTCTCAAAAGTAGATCAAGCTAACTGACAACTGAGGCAGAGTTACCATGTGATGCAAATTTTAAGACAAAGGTTATGAATAGAGCTTTTTATACAGATAAGATCACCATCTGAGGTTGCTAAACAAGTAGTAAAATCATGTcgaaatgtaaaaataagttATAGGAATGCAAACCAAAGACTAAGTAGGATATGCAAATTTGAaggtgaggggagggggggggggcttttaagcatagacaataaataaataaatagccaCAGAGTGTGGAATGTCTACATGtttatgaaataaattaaagggggagaaaaaaaaaagtttgctctCTAACGTTCTCGGCAGGTGTagggaatgagagagagagaaaaaagtctGCTATCAAGTCTCTCCTCAAATCCATGGGATATGGAGCAATGAAATCCTGAGTGAATTTTTTTCCATTGTGATGGTATAATGAGGAAAGAGAGTGTATAttaagagaggaaaaaagtgTTCGTGTGTTTGTGGATATGAGAACTCCATAGACAATGCCCCTCCCTGTCAGCATGTATTTCACATGTATCCAGTTATTCTGTGGGAAAAACTGAGATGTGACAATTTaatctaaaatatatttaaaaaaagattgtgtttAACTGGTGTGAAGTGATTTGTGCACATGACTTTGAATTCTGGACTATGTATGACCTccctgataaaaaataaaattataaaaaaaaagaatatccaTCTCTGTTCTACATAGACTTACCCCTGTGATGAGTCGTCTTTAGACTTTGACTTCTTTAGCTTCTTGGGGTTATTAGGTCCCATCTGAGAAGTTGGCCAGCTGTCATCACTCCAGTTTGCATCGTGGTCAGAGGCACGGAAAGCGCCCCTCTtacctacagacacacatgtagttcagacaaacaggaaaacattaTTCATCAAAATGATTTAACTACATGACACTGTAAAAAGAATGGGGTTATGTATgccttctatttttttttgtcaagtgAATCAAATTTGATACCTCGGTCGATGTTGGCTCTCAGTGAAGTCAGCATCCCTTCAGAGACCAGGGTTTTATACAGAGCCCCTTTACAGCTCCGCTCGGACTTCCTGGAGCCGCGGCTCTCTGTGCTGGACTCGAAGGTCCCTTCACCTgacctttcctttcctttgtcCTCCTCTAAGAGCTTTGCAGGTGAAGAGCTGCAGGGGGAGTGATGGGGTTCTGCCATGCTGCCCTGAAGGTCTGTGCTTCCAAATGTCATTTCTTCTGATTCTGTCTTGGTCCTAACGTCAGTCACCTCTTCCTTTAGCTCAGCTTCAGAGGAGGTGCCCTGCCCTCTGTTCTCCTCcatcccctcctccatctcctcctctttgtctttaaCCAAACTTTTTACTTTGGGTTTGCTCTTCTTTCTGGGCGTACCCGAGTTCCCACTATTAGGACTGCTCTggactttcttcttcttctcctctggcTCCTTCCACACTCCTTTGGCCACTGCCTCGATGGTGCTGAACACACTGTCCACGTTTGACTCTGCAGGATCACACTTTTTGATGAACTTCTTCGCTGAGCAGGAGGCCTCACCTTCATCGTTCGACTTggctgtttcctttttcttgcTCTTGTTTTTGACACGAGCGTTTTGGCTGCTGAGTTGTGTAGGCGTAGCATCAGTGGAGgtagagagggagagcaaaGGTGAGAGGGTAGGAgtgggagaggaaggaggacagTTGTCATCGTCTGCTTTCTCCTCCTTGATCTTGGGTTGGGCTGCAGATTGCTTGAGAGAGGCTGAAGAGGAGCTGTCCTCAGGCTGAGATACCACTGTGTCCATCTTTCCAGCTTCGGATGCTAAGCACATCtaatgaaatacaaagaaagaaagaaagaagatgaACACAAAATGACATCACTATACGCTGTTATAtggttttcacacttgcagaaaactcatGAAAATCTCCAGatatgtgaatgcaaacagccacatttttagCTCGGacttatatatactgtatatgattctgcagaaagtctgagtgggctgatgtgagaacgcagcaggatattctccggagtaTTCCCCTTGAGCGAGTGGGAGGTGGTGGTTACGTATATTTACTATGACTGCTGCATGGTGAATAGACTGTCTGGACCAGACcgctaaaggccctgacacaccaagcagactgCCGAGAACTGGATGTGACGAAGGCCACCTGTCTTTTGTCTTGACCAACAAGTTGCACAAGATTAGagcacaccgcaaagactacagccaaaCAACAACGTACGTTCTGCGCATGCGCgagaggcaataactctccatgccagcaggtggTGCTAGTgtgtaatcgtcattccaaaaaggggaaaccggaaaaggacgaggaagaacgTGGATAAATAAACCGTGGTGGTGATATGAGGAGACAGTTTTCGcaccgctgtcgctcaacactcgtaatataggaaattctaatggagaataatgtctgatgaaAAGATGACGATGGCGatggcgttgtcagctcttggtcttttattagtggaacaagaatagaagaggtGCTTCAATATTTCTTCT contains the following coding sequences:
- the LOC109993203 gene encoding HMG box transcription factor BBX isoform X2, whose translation is MTKAVADSSSSLIQHFHSFILQCGSTMKGGGRGKEPPVAGEVTGKRPKRKCLQWHPLLSKKTLDFSEEEEEEDEEELEKPVLCGPDQGLQVQCGSTTEEVEEDSNEQRARRPMNAFLLFCKRHRSLVRQEHPRLDNRGATKILADWWAVLEPKEKQKYTDMAKEYKDAFMKANPGYKWCPTTSKPVKSPSCQPVSNPRKKVWSFSSNSAKDSTTAKKVPKADNMPQLNFAMADPTKMGGLSMLLLAGEHALTNREIPSSTKPSLPDTASEGNSYPGHEEEMMSGAMPNRAADVTESTVKSDLSPPVEMSTSLSPEGKPCRQSALFQLAEMCLASEAGKMDTVVSQPEDSSSSASLKQSAAQPKIKEEKADDDNCPPSSPTPTLSPLLSLSTSTDATPTQLSSQNARVKNKSKKKETAKSNDEGEASCSAKKFIKKCDPAESNVDSVFSTIEAVAKGVWKEPEEKKKKVQSSPNSGNSGTPRKKSKPKVKSLVKDKEEEMEEGMEENRGQGTSSEAELKEEVTDVRTKTESEEMTFGSTDLQGSMAEPHHSPCSSSPAKLLEEDKGKERSGEGTFESSTESRGSRKSERSCKGALYKTLVSEGMLTSLRANIDRGKRGAFRASDHDANWSDDSWPTSQMGPNNPKKLKKSKSKDDSSQGLGKLEEEFERKFNSLPQYSPMTFDKKGITVAKKKKSDSCTVPEDVSKAVKGSSPSQKKTSFHKIVRKHKHKKEKPDAVEKASVQIDPSVLDSVSKAKSCAPVTTMCPDLQGTTSMEMLVGSQKRKARKTKITHLVRTADGSVSQAEEEKSRDLTQEQDMKPLPQQNLCNEEGCYSNPRAEEAEVERSMAPQELPAFFSLAALAEVAAMENVHRGQRGLADSQKKELAQTPVLISCADQ
- the LOC109993203 gene encoding HMG box transcription factor BBX isoform X4, encoding MTKAVADSSSSLIQHFHSFILQCGSTMKGGGRGKEPPVAGEVTGKRPKRKCLQWHPLLSKKTLDFSEEEEEEDEEELEKQPVLCGPDQGLQVQCGSTTEEVEEDSNEQRARRPMNAFLLFCKRHRSLVRQEHPRLDNRGATKILADWWAVLEPKEKQKYTDMAKEYKDAFMKANPGYKWCPTTSKPVKSPSCQPVSNPRKKVWSFSSNSAKDSTTAKKVPKADNMPQLNFAMADPTKMGGLSMLLLAGEHALTNREIPSSTKPSLPDTASEGNSYPGHEEEMMSGAMPNRAADVTESTVKSDLSPPVEMSTSLSPEGKPCRQSALFQLAEMCLASEAGKMDTVVSQPEDSSSSASLKQSAAQPKIKEEKADDDNCPPSSPTPTLSPLLSLSTSTDATPTQLSSQNARVKNKSKKKETAKSNDEGEASCSAKKFIKKCDPAESNVDSVFSTIEAVAKGVWKEPEEKKKKVQSSPNSGNSGTPRKKSKPKVKSLVKDKEEEMEEGMEENRGQGTSSEAELKEEVTDVRTKTESEEMTFGSTDLQGSMAEPHHSPCSSSPAKLLEEDKGKERSGEGTFESSTESRGSRKSERSCKGALYKTLVSEGMLTSLRANIDRGKRGAFRASDHDANWSDDSWPTSQMGPNNPKKLKKSKSKDDSSQGLGKLEEEFERKFNSLPQYSPMTFDKKGITVAKKKKSDSCTVPEDVSKAVKASVQIDPSVLDSVSKAKSCAPVTTMCPDLQGTTSMEMLVGSQKRKARKTKITHLVRTADGSVSQAEEEKSRDLTQEQDMKPLPQQNLCNEEGCYSNPRAEEAEVERSMAPQELPAFFSLAALAEVAAMENVHRGQRGLADSQKKELAQTPVLISCADQ
- the LOC109993203 gene encoding HMG box transcription factor BBX isoform X3 is translated as MKGGGRGKEPPVAGEVTGKRPKRKCLQWHPLLSKKTLDFSEEEEEEDEEELEKQPVLCGPDQGLQVQCGSTTEEVEEDSNEQRARRPMNAFLLFCKRHRSLVRQEHPRLDNRGATKILADWWAVLEPKEKQKYTDMAKEYKDAFMKANPGYKWCPTTSKPVKSPSCQPVSNPRKKVWSFSSNSAKDSTTAKKVPKADNMPQLNFAMADPTKMGGLSMLLLAGEHALTNREIPSSTKPSLPDTASEGNSYPGHEEEMMSGAMPNRAADVTESTVKSDLSPPVEMSTSLSPEGKPCRQSALFQLAEMCLASEAGKMDTVVSQPEDSSSSASLKQSAAQPKIKEEKADDDNCPPSSPTPTLSPLLSLSTSTDATPTQLSSQNARVKNKSKKKETAKSNDEGEASCSAKKFIKKCDPAESNVDSVFSTIEAVAKGVWKEPEEKKKKVQSSPNSGNSGTPRKKSKPKVKSLVKDKEEEMEEGMEENRGQGTSSEAELKEEVTDVRTKTESEEMTFGSTDLQGSMAEPHHSPCSSSPAKLLEEDKGKERSGEGTFESSTESRGSRKSERSCKGALYKTLVSEGMLTSLRANIDRGKRGAFRASDHDANWSDDSWPTSQMGPNNPKKLKKSKSKDDSSQGLGKLEEEFERKFNSLPQYSPMTFDKKGITVAKKKKSDSCTVPEDVSKAVKGSSPSQKKTSFHKIVRKHKHKKEKPDAVEKASVQIDPSVLDSVSKAKSCAPVTTMCPDLQGTTSMEMLVGSQKRKARKTKITHLVRTADGSVSQAEEEKSRDLTQEQDMKPLPQQNLCNEEGCYSNPRAEEAEVERSMAPQELPAFFSLAALAEVAAMENVHRGQRGLADSQKKELAQTPVLISCADQ
- the LOC109993203 gene encoding HMG box transcription factor BBX isoform X1 produces the protein MTKAVADSSSSLIQHFHSFILQCGSTMKGGGRGKEPPVAGEVTGKRPKRKCLQWHPLLSKKTLDFSEEEEEEDEEELEKQPVLCGPDQGLQVQCGSTTEEVEEDSNEQRARRPMNAFLLFCKRHRSLVRQEHPRLDNRGATKILADWWAVLEPKEKQKYTDMAKEYKDAFMKANPGYKWCPTTSKPVKSPSCQPVSNPRKKVWSFSSNSAKDSTTAKKVPKADNMPQLNFAMADPTKMGGLSMLLLAGEHALTNREIPSSTKPSLPDTASEGNSYPGHEEEMMSGAMPNRAADVTESTVKSDLSPPVEMSTSLSPEGKPCRQSALFQLAEMCLASEAGKMDTVVSQPEDSSSSASLKQSAAQPKIKEEKADDDNCPPSSPTPTLSPLLSLSTSTDATPTQLSSQNARVKNKSKKKETAKSNDEGEASCSAKKFIKKCDPAESNVDSVFSTIEAVAKGVWKEPEEKKKKVQSSPNSGNSGTPRKKSKPKVKSLVKDKEEEMEEGMEENRGQGTSSEAELKEEVTDVRTKTESEEMTFGSTDLQGSMAEPHHSPCSSSPAKLLEEDKGKERSGEGTFESSTESRGSRKSERSCKGALYKTLVSEGMLTSLRANIDRGKRGAFRASDHDANWSDDSWPTSQMGPNNPKKLKKSKSKDDSSQGLGKLEEEFERKFNSLPQYSPMTFDKKGITVAKKKKSDSCTVPEDVSKAVKGSSPSQKKTSFHKIVRKHKHKKEKPDAVEKASVQIDPSVLDSVSKAKSCAPVTTMCPDLQGTTSMEMLVGSQKRKARKTKITHLVRTADGSVSQAEEEKSRDLTQEQDMKPLPQQNLCNEEGCYSNPRAEEAEVERSMAPQELPAFFSLAALAEVAAMENVHRGQRGLADSQKKELAQTPVLISCADQ